DNA from Cydia pomonella isolate Wapato2018A chromosome 14, ilCydPomo1, whole genome shotgun sequence:
ttttctacttgatATCCCGCGAGGGAGAATCCAAATAACCGATCACTGTTGATGACTTATTTATGAACTTAACACGTTCGCTGCGGAACTAAAACTGACGTTTTTTTATATGGTGCGTTAAATGGCCGATTGGCCTGATACTCAATGTTTACGCCGCGGCGATATGGGGCTCATTGACCTAGTAAGGTATCGACTCATATAAATGActataattatacaaaaatggaaaaatgtgGACACATCCCTATCAATATCGATAGTCGACGAGTTGGTGGTTACAGTACTTGCTTCGCCCCGGGTTCCTACTATTTACTTGAgagatatatacaaaaatacatgTAAGGCCTTGTAACCCGATGACGCACTGAATAATAGGTTTATTTTAGGAAGTATTAGTGATGGGAAATAAGTTATCGACATATCctttttatatcatttattaaagaatcaaaaaaaatagacagccagtattatttttcacattatatgtgaaaaattaattaattacatgtgAGTTTTATAGAAACATGACAAGCAGTATCCTTTCTTACATTCTACGCAgaaagattttattttctttacttttcTATTTGCTTCTCGGCTGTTGAGTGTACCACGCAGCTTTTGGTAGCAGCCGGCACAAATTCTCCTCTTCTCACCTTTCTTTTCGAAGTTGtgttttttctttaagactACCTCATTTTGACCAtctgaaagtaaataatatatattattaatatggcATTATTTTTTCACTAATAATTCTTGCCTTACCCACCAATTAACTGTAAGGCTTGTTTTGCGGGAACTAGATTTACATTGCGGGATCTATTgccatactaatattataaatacgaaagtaACTACCTATCTGTCTGTATGTTATCTCTTTACGCCTAAACCGCTGGACCGATTTTGAAACCTGGGTAGAAGCTAGTTCTGTATATAAATAGatacataatattatcatataaCTGCATGAAAATTACTCatgatattattaaataaatatttcatacaatactaATTATGTATATGCACTTATGTCATAGTTGCGTAAGTGCCAATGTAActaattgaaatacattttaatttaatccaaTTTGTAAGACCCAACAACTGTTTGAGCGAACATAGAACTATTAttgttttgtcaaaataaaacagAGCTTgatctttataaaaattatatattaaattaagagCAATTTTAATTCGTTACGTTACCCTCATAGTTGCATTTGCCTCGGGTGACCTTAAAtgattgaaataataaataatagactTACCTGAGTTAGTATCCGTGATTGGCGTTTTGGTATATGCTGCTATGATCGCTTCGATGAAATCTTTCTTTGAAATTGGAACTGGCTGCCGAATATTGTAAACCACCCAGCTATTGACCAAAGCTGTCCCAAATAGCAATTCAAGCATGACTTTACGAAACCACTTGATTCCTCTCTTTAGGGTTGTGTAGTACGATGACATCTGGTCACTAAAGTCTATAccctttttattttcattgtaggTCATGATGCACTGTGGTTTTTTAATTGCTTCTCCGGTAGTACGTCTTATCTTACCGGTGTCCTTTATCATCAAATCATGATCCCGACATGTAGAAATCATATTAACTGGTCTCTTATCCACCCATTTTATAATTCGAACCCCATTCTCATTCATTGCACCAGTTATTTggcctttttttagttttgatgCTACTATGCGTTTTGGGAGACCTTTCCGATTTGGACGCAAAGTACCACAAAGGAATGTTTTTTTGCGTATAAGCTCCTCTGCAAGATCTATTGAATTGTAGAAATTATCAGTCACTACGGTTCTTCCTTCATTTTCAAGGCCCCTTATTAATCTTAAAACAGTCTCTTTTCCGTGATTTAACTCTCTGCCATTATCACCTTTACCAGTATAAACATTCACGTTGAAAGTATACCCATCCGGCGTACATAATTTGTACAGCTTCACCCCGTATTTATGGGACTTACCTTTTAAATACTGTCGAAATTTTAATCGTCCCCGCCATGGTATCATCGATTCATCGATTACTAAATACTTTCCGGGTATTAAGACCGTGTGAAATCTCTGAAGCAGCATAGAAAACACATCTTTAATTTTAGCAAGTTTATTTCTATCATCAGGGTCCTCTTGACTAAAGTgccaaaatttcaaaattagcaGAAATCGGTCTCTCTTCATAGCTGAAACCACATACTGATTTCTATAAATACTCTTTCTCGACCAGTAATCATTTATGTGTGGTAGTTTTACTAAACCCATCACCATAATCACGCCCAAAAACTTTTTCATTTCCTCTTGATCTGTAGGAATCCAAGCTCGAACTCGTGATTTGGGCTTAACTTGATTACCTGCTATGAATTTTTGGGCATAATTATTTGTTTCTACGACCATCTTAGCAATAATATCCtttgtaacaaataaattgtaataatcTTCAGGGGTGACTGCATCATCGGGAATGTTTATCTTACAATTTTCAGTGAATTCTTCGAAATTAGGAATCGTATCATCAATATCTTGCCACTCATCTTCGCCCATAGAATTTGCTACTGGAGGAATTACGTTGGGTTGCATTTCTTCGACATTTTCGGAATCATCTTCACTAACCGAGAAATCGCTTCCGGAAGAAGTGCTACTGGTATCTGATTGAGAACTGATTAGATTTGGGTTAAAATCTTCATCCGTGTCCGAGTGGTCTTCATTGGTAGGTTCTATGTCAACCGATTCCCCTATCTTACGAGCAGTCTTATCAAAATTTGTGGAATAGGCTGGAGAGGCTACATTCACATTATTAGAACTGGTCTCCAAAAACGATTCGTTTTGATAGTTTTCAAAAGATGGTCCTGCTGCTATATTATCAATTGCATCATTATTTAACGGACTACGAACGGTCTTGCGAAGATTTGGGGATTGGGCTGGAGAGGCTGCATTCATGTTATTAGAGCTGGTTTCCAAAAACGATTCGTTTTGTTGGTCTTCAAAAGATGGTCCAGCTAATAATTCATCAATTGCATCTTTGTTTAACGGGCACGGAAGAGATTTTGCACACGATATATCGCTTACGGAACTACACCTGCTTGTCAACGTCGACGCGTTTTTAGTGTCATAGACTGCCGGCGAACGGAAAATGGATTGAGTTTGTGGGTTGTTTCTTGGTAACGTTTCAGCATTTTTTAAAACTTGTAAGGTTTTACCAGTACTAGGGCTCACGTAAATCGACTCTTTGTCACCTTCGTTCAACAGTTGTACTTTCCGGGCTCTAGGGGTATTTTCTAGATCGGTTTGAAATAACGGTTTCAAATGAATAGGAGAAAGTCGGCTGGTGTCAGGCTCTGGCACATTATACTTGCGTTTTTTAGGAGCGGTAATTGTAATTGTGCTCGCTGTTCCTCTACTCACGTAGTTCCGCTGTAGCTCTGGGACAGTTTCCGGTTCCTTACTTGGCCCAGGATTGACGATGTTTATTTCGGATCGATTTTGCTGCgagtcattattttttatattat
Protein-coding regions in this window:
- the LOC133525005 gene encoding piggyBac transposable element-derived protein 4-like; protein product: MLRSNKRCRRMLELSFQQNENSESENSDADKSRWRKVFIKNNIKNNDSQQNRSEINIVNPGPSKEPETVPELQRNYVSRGTASTITITAPKKRKYNVPEPDTSRLSPIHLKPLFQTDLENTPRARKVQLLNEGDKESIYVSPSTGKTLQVLKNAETLPRNNPQTQSIFRSPAVYDTKNASTLTSRCSSVSDISCAKSLPCPLNKDAIDELLAGPSFEDQQNESFLETSSNNMNAASPAQSPNLRKTVRSPLNNDAIDNIAAGPSFENYQNESFLETSSNNVNVASPAYSTNFDKTARKIGESVDIEPTNEDHSDTDEDFNPNLISSQSDTSSTSSGSDFSVSEDDSENVEEMQPNVIPPVANSMGEDEWQDIDDTIPNFEEFTENCKINIPDDAVTPEDYYNLFVTKDIIAKMVVETNNYAQKFIAGNQVKPKSRVRAWIPTDQEEMKKFLGVIMVMGLVKLPHINDYWSRKSIYRNQYVVSAMKRDRFLLILKFWHFSQEDPDDRNKLAKIKDVFSMLLQRFHTVLIPGKYLVIDESMIPWRGRLKFRQYLKGKSHKYGVKLYKLCTPDGYTFNVNVYTGKGDNGRELNHGKETVLRLIRGLENEGRTVVTDNFYNSIDLAEELIRKKTFLCGTLRPNRKGLPKRIVASKLKKGQITGAMNENGVRIIKWVDKRPVNMISTCRDHDLMIKDTGKIRRTTGEAIKKPQCIMTYNENKKGIDFSDQMSSYYTTLKRGIKWFRKVMLELLFGTALVNSWVVYNIRQPVPISKKDFIEAIIAAYTKTPITDTNSDGQNEVVLKKKHNFEKKGEKRRICAGCYQKLRGTLNSREANRKVKKIKSFCVECKKGYCLSCFYKTHM